The following are from one region of the Vibrio rarus genome:
- a CDS encoding gamma carbonic anhydrase family protein — protein sequence MSSLRNFKGISPTIGAGVYIDDSAVIVGDVQIGKDSSIWPQVAARGDVNHIHIGTRTNIQDGSVLHVTHKNPANPNGYPLIIGDEVTVGHLVMLHGCIIKDRVLVGMNSTILDGAVIESDVFIGAGSLVPPNKVLQSGYLYVGRPVKQVRALTEDEMAFLAKSADNYVQNKNDYLNEVHNLN from the coding sequence ATGAGTTCTTTACGTAATTTTAAAGGAATATCCCCCACTATAGGCGCTGGGGTCTATATTGACGATTCCGCGGTTATCGTGGGAGATGTACAAATAGGTAAAGATTCGAGCATATGGCCACAAGTTGCTGCTCGAGGCGACGTTAATCATATTCATATTGGCACTCGCACTAATATCCAAGATGGCTCAGTTCTGCATGTGACGCACAAAAATCCTGCCAACCCTAATGGCTACCCTCTTATTATTGGCGATGAGGTTACTGTCGGCCATTTAGTTATGCTGCATGGCTGTATCATTAAAGATAGAGTACTGGTTGGTATGAACAGCACGATCTTAGACGGTGCTGTTATAGAAAGTGATGTGTTTATTGGTGCTGGGAGCTTAGTACCGCCCAACAAAGTACTGCAGAGCGGTTATCTATATGTAGGACGCCCAGTGAAGCAGGTAAGAGCTCTTACTGAGGATGAAATGGCTTTCTTAGCTAAGTCTGCCGATAACTATGTTCAGAATAAAAATGATTATCTAAACGAGGTACATAACCTTAATTAA
- a CDS encoding DUF1488 family protein: MNQSIIFTDQQRWDGINKVVIFTGQQSGCLIECLVAVQYLENLAQVHIEDAETALKVFSDYRFDLEDTAEELIEAEAFNQLGQIEIN; encoded by the coding sequence ATGAATCAATCTATTATTTTTACTGATCAGCAACGTTGGGATGGGATTAATAAAGTGGTCATCTTTACTGGGCAGCAATCGGGGTGTTTGATTGAGTGCTTAGTCGCTGTGCAATATTTAGAGAATCTTGCACAAGTACACATAGAAGATGCAGAGACTGCTTTGAAGGTTTTCTCGGACTACCGTTTTGACTTAGAAGATACAGCAGAAGAGCTAATTGAAGCCGAAGCGTTCAATCAGCTCGGGCAAATTGAAATTAATTAA
- the aroE gene encoding shikimate dehydrogenase, translating to MKQLTDKYVVFGNPISQSKSPFIHTLFARQTNQSITYSTQHAEVGEFTAAAKTFFAQGGKGCNVTAPFKHDAYELADKLTERATLAGAVNTLKKLDDGLLIGDNTDGEGLVQDLLQYQVPLKDARILIIGAGGAVRGVLKPLLDQKPQQLVIANRTFSKAQALAEQFKAYGSINAVAIDEVSESFDIVINSTSAGLTKQLPKISASIFSTRTISYDMVYGAGVTVFNQWARENGVAKAYDGLGMLVGQAAESFMLWRGLRPGSKQILRELRKNLEGS from the coding sequence ATGAAACAGTTAACGGATAAGTATGTGGTGTTTGGCAACCCAATCAGTCAAAGTAAATCGCCTTTTATTCACACCTTGTTTGCAAGGCAAACTAATCAAAGCATCACTTATTCTACGCAGCATGCAGAAGTAGGAGAATTTACCGCAGCGGCGAAAACCTTTTTTGCCCAAGGTGGTAAAGGCTGTAATGTTACCGCCCCCTTTAAACATGACGCTTATGAATTGGCCGACAAACTCACCGAGCGGGCCACACTGGCCGGTGCGGTAAACACACTTAAAAAGTTGGATGATGGTTTGCTTATTGGTGATAACACCGATGGTGAAGGGCTAGTACAAGACTTATTGCAATATCAAGTGCCATTGAAAGATGCACGCATACTCATCATTGGTGCTGGTGGTGCGGTTCGAGGTGTACTGAAACCATTACTTGATCAAAAACCGCAACAGTTGGTCATTGCCAATAGAACTTTTAGTAAAGCACAAGCTCTAGCTGAGCAGTTCAAGGCGTATGGCTCGATTAATGCCGTTGCCATTGATGAAGTATCAGAGAGCTTTGATATTGTAATTAACTCGACCTCTGCGGGACTCACTAAACAGTTACCGAAAATATCGGCGAGTATTTTTTCCACGCGTACTATAAGTTACGACATGGTATATGGTGCCGGAGTGACAGTATTTAATCAGTGGGCGCGAGAGAATGGCGTAGCAAAAGCTTACGACGGTTTAGGTATGCTGGTGGGACAGGCAGCCGAAAGTTTCATGCTATGGCGAGGCCTTCGCCCTGGCTCAAAACAAATTCTTCGAGAATTGCGCAAAAACCTAGAGGGTTCATAA
- the hemF gene encoding oxygen-dependent coproporphyrinogen oxidase yields the protein MALVDKGAVKRFLLQLQDDICAELEAVDGEATFVEDAWVREQGGGGRTRVVKGGAVIEQGGVNFSHVFGDKMPGSATAHRPELAGRKFEAMGVSLVIHPNNPYVPTSHANVRFFIAEKEGCDPIWWFGGGFDLTPFYPFNDDCQHWHDTAKALCAPFGDSVYAEHKKWCDDYFFLPHRNETRGVGGLFFDDLNQWGFAKSFAYIRAVGEGFTQAYIPIINKRKNTPFNDQQRQFQLYRRGRYVEFNLVYDRGTLFGLQSNGRTESILMSMPPLARWEYNYQVQPNSHEEKLYEEFLIPREW from the coding sequence ATGGCATTAGTCGATAAAGGGGCGGTAAAACGTTTTTTATTACAATTGCAGGACGATATCTGTGCTGAACTGGAAGCCGTCGATGGCGAAGCTACCTTCGTTGAAGATGCTTGGGTTAGAGAGCAGGGGGGCGGTGGCCGAACCCGTGTAGTAAAAGGTGGTGCTGTTATTGAACAGGGTGGCGTCAATTTCTCGCACGTTTTTGGTGACAAAATGCCAGGCTCTGCGACCGCACACCGCCCTGAGTTAGCGGGTCGCAAGTTTGAGGCTATGGGAGTGTCTTTGGTTATTCATCCAAATAACCCTTATGTCCCTACCTCGCATGCCAACGTTCGCTTCTTTATTGCCGAGAAAGAGGGCTGTGACCCTATCTGGTGGTTTGGGGGTGGTTTCGACCTCACGCCATTTTATCCTTTTAATGATGACTGCCAGCATTGGCATGACACAGCTAAGGCTTTGTGTGCCCCCTTTGGCGATAGCGTGTATGCCGAGCACAAAAAATGGTGCGATGATTATTTCTTTTTACCACACCGCAATGAAACTCGCGGTGTCGGTGGCCTGTTTTTTGATGATCTTAATCAATGGGGCTTTGCAAAGAGCTTTGCTTATATACGTGCAGTAGGGGAAGGGTTTACTCAGGCGTATATCCCGATTATTAATAAACGTAAAAACACCCCATTTAACGATCAGCAACGCCAGTTTCAGTTATATCGACGTGGTCGTTATGTTGAGTTTAATCTTGTGTATGACCGTGGCACCCTGTTTGGCTTGCAAAGCAATGGACGCACAGAATCCATTTTAATGTCTATGCCACCCTTGGCAAGATGGGAATACAACTATCAAGTGCAACCGAATTCTCATGAAGAGAAGCTTTATGAAGAGTTCTTAATACCAAGAGAGTGGTAA
- a CDS encoding L-threonylcarbamoyladenylate synthase encodes MMQIDQAINALKQGRVIAYPTEAVFGVGCDPDNEQALQALMTLKQRDPDKGLILIAANFEQLLPYVDVSDLSQEQLDRVFESWPGPVTWVMPVSEKVHQLVHGAFDSVAVRVTDHPLVQQICIQFSKPITSTSANLSGLPPCLDANEVENQLGSEDVFIVHGSVGGRTKPSQIKDVKSLQVLRQG; translated from the coding sequence ATAATGCAAATCGATCAAGCGATTAACGCGCTAAAGCAAGGAAGGGTCATTGCGTACCCTACCGAGGCGGTGTTCGGTGTCGGGTGTGACCCTGATAACGAACAAGCATTACAGGCGCTAATGACACTAAAGCAACGAGATCCCGATAAGGGGCTAATTTTGATTGCGGCTAACTTTGAGCAACTATTGCCCTATGTTGACGTGAGTGATCTTTCTCAAGAGCAACTGGATAGAGTTTTTGAAAGTTGGCCTGGCCCTGTAACTTGGGTGATGCCGGTGAGTGAAAAAGTGCATCAATTGGTGCATGGTGCATTTGATAGTGTTGCCGTTAGAGTGACTGACCACCCTCTGGTTCAGCAAATTTGTATTCAGTTCTCTAAGCCTATTACTTCAACCAGCGCCAATTTATCTGGCCTACCACCGTGCTTGGATGCCAATGAGGTGGAAAACCAATTGGGTAGCGAAGATGTGTTTATTGTTCATGGTAGCGTAGGTGGCAGAACTAAGCCTTCGCAAATAAAAGATGTAAAATCACTTCAAGTACTAAGACAAGGGTAA